One Calditrichia bacterium DNA window includes the following coding sequences:
- a CDS encoding TIGR01212 family radical SAM protein (This family includes YhcC from E. coli K-12, an uncharacterized radical SAM protein.) has protein sequence MKKNIKKRNNYPWGTSRPYNAYKNFLANKFGSRLQKVSVDAGFTCPNRDGAKAFGGCTYCNNMSFVPYYCTPGMSIEEQTRAGIEYLQKRYGEMKFVVYFQAYSNTYAPLSYLKHLYEQALRQPEVCGLVVSTRPDCIDEEKIAYFETLAKSHYVSLEYGLESIYDATLERLNRGHGFAEWADAVNMTANRGIHVAAHLILGLPGETREQMLKTAEVVSRYPIQSLKLHHLHIVKKTALATEYLRDPFPLFEYEEYIDLAIEFLRRLKPEIMLQRLVGETRPKHLIAPHWGVRTSVVVQDIEAEMQRRGVCQGDLYQPENGAQLAKGLSQTIENH, from the coding sequence TTGGCGAATAAATTTGGCAGCCGGTTGCAAAAAGTATCCGTCGATGCCGGGTTTACCTGCCCAAATCGTGATGGTGCCAAAGCATTTGGCGGTTGCACGTATTGCAATAACATGAGTTTTGTGCCTTATTATTGCACGCCCGGAATGAGCATCGAAGAACAAACTCGCGCTGGCATCGAGTACTTACAAAAACGCTACGGCGAGATGAAATTTGTGGTGTATTTCCAGGCGTATAGCAATACGTACGCGCCGTTGAGTTATCTGAAACATTTGTATGAACAGGCGTTGCGCCAGCCGGAAGTGTGCGGTTTGGTGGTCAGCACGCGTCCGGATTGTATCGATGAAGAAAAAATAGCGTATTTTGAAACACTGGCGAAAAGCCATTACGTCAGTTTGGAATACGGGTTGGAATCAATTTATGACGCCACGTTGGAACGGCTCAATCGCGGGCACGGATTTGCCGAATGGGCGGACGCAGTAAATATGACCGCCAATCGTGGCATTCACGTTGCGGCGCATCTCATTTTGGGATTGCCCGGCGAAACGCGCGAACAGATGCTCAAAACTGCGGAGGTTGTTTCGCGCTATCCCATCCAATCGTTGAAATTGCATCACTTGCATATCGTCAAAAAAACTGCGCTGGCAACGGAGTATTTGCGCGATCCGTTCCCGCTGTTCGAGTATGAAGAATATATCGATCTGGCGATCGAGTTTCTGCGACGGCTGAAGCCGGAAATTATGCTCCAGCGATTGGTTGGTGAAACCCGCCCCAAACACCTGATTGCGCCGCATTGGGGCGTGCGAACCTCGGTTGTCGTGCAGGATATCGAAGCGGAAATGCAGCGACGCGGTGTTTGTCAGGGCGATTTGTATCAGCCGGAAAACGGCGCACAACTCGCCAAAGGTTTATCACAAACAATTGAAAATCATTAA